The sequence below is a genomic window from Chloroflexota bacterium.
GGACGCAAGGACAACCCCGTCGTCATCGGCCGTGAGCGTCCTGGGAGGAGGTTGCCGTGATCGAGGGGATGCGGAGGGATGAGAGGGCGGAACGCCGCGCGGCGGCCCGGGAGCGGCGTGTGGAGAGGCGGACGGCGCAGATCCTGGACGCCGCCGCCCGGGTGTTCGCTCGCAAGGGATTTCACCGGGCCACCACGCGAGAGATCGCGGCCGAGGCCGGCGTGTCCGAGGGCACCCTGTACAACTACTTCGAGAACAAGCAGGCCCTCCTGGTCGCCATGTTGGAGCGCCTGGCCGAGATCGAGGCGCTGACCCGCACCCTGGAGGCCGGGGAGGAGCCCCCCGATGTCTTCCTGCGAGAGGTGTTACGCCGACGGTTTGCGCTCTTCAGGCGCAATGTGGACGTGGTGCGAGCGGTCCTGCCGGAGTTGCTCGCCCAGGAGGAATTGCGCCATGCCTTTCTGCAGCGCGTGATCCAGGTGACGAAGGAGGCCCTGCAGCCGTATATCGAGCGGCAGATCGCCCTAGGGAAGCTACGCCCGGCCGATCCGGAGAAGATGACGCTCGTCCTGCAGGGGCTCTTCCTGGGCTTGATGGTCATGGATTTGAGCGGTGAGCCGGTCATCACGCAGGGCGACCCGGATCTGCCGGATCAACTGGCCGATCTGTTGGTTCATGGCCTGGGAGCAGGAGGGGAGACATGTTGACCCGAACGCTCTCCATTGCTCGCAAGGAATTCCTGCACATCATCCGTGATCCGCGCACGCTGGCCACCATGTTCCTGATCCCGATTATGCAGTTGATGTTGCTGGGCTACGCGGCCACCAACGATGTCGGACACGTGATCATGGCCGTGTTGGACTGGGATCGCACGCCCGAGAGCCGGGCGCTGATCGACGCGTATCGAGCGACGGATTACTTCATCCCCAGGTATTATCCGCAGAGCGAGGAGGAGTTGCGAGACCTGATGGATCGGGGCAAGGTGCGGGTGGGGCTGATTATCCCGCCCGGCTACGGGCGGGATCTAGCGCGAAACGGCACCGCCCAGGTCGGCTTTGTGGTGGACGGCTCCGATCCAACGGTGGCCAATACGGCGTATGCGGCCGCGCAGAGCGTGGGACAGAGCATCGCCCTGGAGATGATCCAGCACCGCCTGGGGGGACAGGCCGTCCATGGGCCGGAGGTGCGGGCCCGCGTCTGGTACAACCCGGAACTGAAGAGCACCAACTTCATGATCCCCGGCCTCATCGGCATGATCCTGCAGACGCTGGCGATGCTCCTCACCGCGCTGGCGTTGGTACGAGAGCGGGAGAAGGGCACCATCGAGCAGTTGATCGTCACCCCACTGCGGGCCTCGGAGCTGATCGTCGGGAAGATCCTCCCGTATGTCCTGGTCGCGTTCTTCGATCTGGGCGAGGTATTGCTGATCGGCACCCTCTGGTTCAAGGTGCCCATCAACGGGAGCGTGCTCTTGCTGGTGGAGCTGTCGTTGCTCTTCCTGGTGACCGCGTTGGGGATCGGCCTGATGATCTCCAGCGCGGCGCAGACGCAGCAGGAGGCCATGTTCCTCAGCTTCTTCACCATCGTACCCTCGCTCTTCCTGTCTGGCTTCTTCTACCCGTTGGACGCCATGCCGGCCTTCCTGCAGATGGTTAGCTACGCGATCCCGCTGCGCTACTTCCTCATCATCGCGCGCAGCGTGATCATCAAGGGGGTGGGCATCGAGGCGCTGCGTGAGCCGGTGTTGGCGCTCTGCCTCTTCGCGCCGGTGACGCTGACGCTGGCCGTGTTGCGCATGCGTAAGCAGACGGTGGCATGATGGAGAGGACTCGTCACGCGCTTACGGAACGCGATGTGGCTCACGCCGGGTATGCGATCGAGGCGGAGGGTTTGACCCGGCACTTCACGAGCGCGCACGGCGGCCGCCAGATCGTGGCGGTGGACGGATTGGATCTGCGCGTGCCGCGCGGCTGCATCTTCGGCCTTGTGGGGCCGGACGGGGCGGGCAAGACGACGACCATCCGCATGTTGTGCGGCATCCTGCCCCCCACGGCGGGCACGGCCAGGATCTCCGGGCACGATGTGGTTCGGGAGGTCGACCGCGTTCATGAATGCGCGGGGTACATGTCTCAGCGCTTCACCCTGTACGAGGACCTCACCGTCGAAGAGAACATCCGCTTCTTTGCGAACATCTTCGGCATCCCGCCTCGCCAGCGGGAGGAGCGCATGGTCCAGTTGCTGGAGTTCGCCGGCCTGAGCCCGTTTCGCCGTCGCCGGGCCGCGCACCTTTCCGGTGGGATGAAGCAGAAGCTGGCCCTGGCCTGCACCCTGATCCATGAGCCGGAGGTGCTCATGCTGGACGAGCCTACCACAGGCGTGGACCCGGTCGCCCGTCGTGATCTCTGGAAGATCCTCTACACGCTGCTGGGGCGCGGCGTGACGATCCTCGTCAGCACGCCATACATGGACGAGGCCGAGCGGTGCAACATGGTGGCGTTCCTTTTAGGAGGGCGGCTGTTGGCCGTGGGGACGCCGGACGAGTTGAAGCGGCGCTTCCCCTGGCGGGTGCTGGCGTTACGGGCCAGGCCGTGGGAGGCCGCCCGGCGCATCGCGCGGGATATACCCGGCGTGGTCGATGTGCAGGTCATGGGGGACGTGCTGCATCTCTTCGTGGAGGACGAGCGGATGGTTCGCCCCGCTCTGGAGCGGGCCCTTGAGGATTCCGACGTGGAGGTGCGCTCCCTGCGGTGGGTGTCTCCATCCATGGAGGATGTCTTCATGGAGCTGACGGCGCGAGCGGAGAGGGAGCGATGAGCACATCGCCCTATGCTGTGGAGGTCGAGGGGTTGACGCGTCGATTCGGCGATTTCGTCGCCGTGGATCACATCTCGTTCCGCATCCGGCGCGGGGAGGTCTTCGGCTTCCTGGGACCGAACGGCGCCGGCAAGACGACGACCATCCGCATGTTGTGTGGCATCCTCTCCCCCAGTGAGGGCACGGCTCGCATCCTGGGCATCGACGTGGCACGGTATCCTGATCGGGTCAAACAGCACATCGGCTACATGTCGCAGCGGTTCTCGCTCTATGAGGACCTGACCGTGCGTGAGAACCTGGAGTTCTACGCGGGCGTGTATCAGGTGCCGCGCCGGGAGCGCAAAAGGCGCGTGCGGGAGCTCATCGAGATGGCGGGGCTGACCGGACGCGAGCGAGAGCTGGCGGGGCACCTGTCCGGCGGCGTGCGCCAACGGCTGGCGCTGGGGTGCGCCATCCTGCATCGCCCGCCTATCCTCTTCCTGGATGAGCCCACCAGCGGGGTGGATCCCACCTCGCGGCGGCGCTTTTGGGACATGATCTATGGGCTTGCCGAAGAGGGCGTGACGGTGATGGTCACCACGCACTACATGGACGAGGCTGAGCGTTGCCACACCGTGGGGCTGATCCACCAGGGTCGGCTGGTCGCCCTGGGATCCCCTGACGATCTGAAGGAGACCCGGATGCGTGGGCAGATCCTGGAGATCGACTGCGAGCCCTCCATGGCCGCCATCGATGTGCTGATGCCGCTACCCGAGGTGCAGGAGGTCGCCCTGTATGGGCTGTTGTTGCATGTCACCGTCGCTGACGCGACCGCGGCGATCGGCCCCATCCGGGCGGCGCTGTCCGCGGCCGGCATCACCGTGCGCTCGTTGGAGCAGGTGTCGCCCACATTGGAGGACGTCTTCATCTCCCTGGTGCGCTCTGGACAGCGCTCCCCAGCGCAAGGTGGAAACGCTTCGGATCTCTCCCCTTGACAGGCTGCTATTCTCGACTATAATTTAGCACAGGCTAAATCTTGGATCCCGGCCTTTCCAGACGGGCACTATGGGCAGGCGAACATGCGCAGTCCGGCTGTGGAAGATTACCTGCGTGTTATCTACAATCTGCAGGAGCACGGCGTGGCGGCCACCACCACGGCATTGGCGGCAGCTCTGGAGGTGAGGCCGGCCTCGGTCACCAATATGCTCAAGCGGCTGGCCGCTCTGGGCTTGGTGGACTATGTGCCCTATCGGGGCGCCACGCTGCTCCCCGATGGTGAGCGCATCGCGTTGGAGGTGGTGCGACATCATCGCCTGCTGGAATTGTACCTGGCCGATGTCCTGGGCGTCCCCTGGGATCGGGTGCACGAGGAGGCCGATCGGCTGGAGCACGTGATCTCGGAGGATCTGGAGGAGCGACTGGCCGCCGCGTTGGGGGAGCCGATCGCGGATCCCCACGGCGACCCCATTCCCACGCCGGACTTGCAGGCCCGGGAGATGCAGGGGACGCCGCTTGATCGGTGTCCTTCCGGTCGGGAGATGATCGTGGTGCGGGTCGTCGAGCAGGAGCCGGGGACCCTGCGCCGACTGGCGCGATGGGATATACGGCCGGGGACGCGGGTGGTCCGATTGGAGGATCCCACGCCGGAGGGCCGTGTGCGCATTCGCGTGGGGGAATGTGAGCGCGTGATCGATTCGCGATTGGCCGGCCGGATCCTGGTAACGGAGCCGGCTGCCGACGATCTTCCCGCTGCCTGAGCTCGTCTCGCATGACATGAGAGGAAAGGGAGACTATGATCCAGATGCCCTTCTTCGTCGTGGCGCTTTTGATCGGGGTGATCCTTCTCGAAACGATCGCTCTCCTATGGCTCTATCGCGGCCGGCGGGAGATGCATCAGAGCCATCGACGTGAGGCGATGGAGGACTTCCTCAAGGAGCTGTACGACCTGGTGCCGGAGGGCCAGGCGATCGGGATGCGGCGGTTAGCCGATGCGGCGCACCAGGCGCCGTCCACGTTGGAGCGCATGTTGGAGCCGTTGGAGCGCGCCGGCTGGGTCGTGCGGCAGCCGGCGGGCGATGTTCGGATCACCGAGGCGGGGCGAGCGCGTGCGATTCAACTCACTCGGGCGCATCGACTCTGGGAGCGCTATCTGGCCGAGGAGGAGGATGTTCCCCTGGAGGCGGTGCACGCTGAGGCGCATCGGCGGGAGCATTCGCTGACGCCGGAGGAGGCTGATCGCCTGGACGAGCAGTTGGGCTTTCCCACGCGAGATCCTCATGGGGATCCGATCCCGGATCGCGAGGGGGAGATGCGGGAGAAGGTGGGCGATCCCCTGACGGCGTGGCCGGAGGGGAAGCCCGCGCTCATCACCCATATGGAGGACGAGCCGCCTGCCTTGTTCGCCCAGCTGCTCGCGATGGGGTTGTCGCCAGGCGTTCGCCTAGTCATCGAGCATCGTGAGGGAGACCGGCTGCGCGTCCGGTATGATGATCTGACGGTCCCCCTGGCTCCGGCGGCTGCCGAGCGCATCTTCGTCCAGGAGGCGCCCCCCGACGCGGTGCCGCTGAGCAGCCTGCGCGTGGGACAGCAAGGGGTCGTCGTGGAAGTGCAGGAGACGGGGAAGACGCTGCGGCGTATGCTGGATATGGGGCTGGTGCCCGGCGCGGAGGTGGAGGTCGTGCGCACGGCACCTTTGGGAGACCCCATCCAGTATCGGGTCAAGGGAGCCTCCATATCCCTGCGCCGGCGGGAGGCCGCGCGGATCCTGGTGATGCCGCAGGATGGCCTGCCGACGGATTAGGAAAGGGGTTGTCCTGCTTTCGCTGGTGTTTTCTCTCCGTCTCACGTTTCAGTGTGTGCTGCTCCGGACGTGGTTTGCAAGGCGGGGTATGGAAAGGGTCAGGATGGGAAGGGAAAAGGAGCGTTGAGGTATGATGTCGCATCACGCACATGCACAGGCGGTCCTGGCGGAGCTGGCGGGGGAGGGACGACGAGAGGATGTGATTGTCATCGCCTTGACCGGAAACCCGAACGTGGGGAAGAGTACGCTGTTCAACGCGCTGACGGGGCAGCGGCAGCACACGGGCAACTGGCCGGGCAAGACGGTGGCGTTGGCGTTCGGCGAGTTTGAGTTTCAAGGGGAGACGGTGCACGTCGTGGACCTGCCGGGCACCTATAGCCTGGCGGCTCAGTCTCCGGAGGAGGTGGTCGCCCGGGATTTCGTCATCCAGGGCGGCGCCGACGTGGTCATCGACATCGTGGATGCCACCAATCTGGAGCGGAATCTGAACCTGACGCTGCAGCTGCTGGAGCTGACGGATCGGGTGGTCATCGCGTTGAACCTGATCGATGAGGCGAAGCGCTCCGGCATCGAGGTGGATGCGCAGGCCCTGGAGAAGTTCCTGGGCGTGCCGGTGGTGCCCATCGTCGCCCGGGATGGCACGGGAGTTCCGGAGCTGATCGCCATCTCCTTGGATGTGGCGCGTGGTCGTCGCCCCACGCGCCCGATTCGCGTGGATTATGGGCTGGCACTGGAGCGAGCGATCGACCATTTGGCGGAGCGCATCCGCTCGCTGGGAGTGAACGGACGAAGCCGTTGGCTGGCGCTGAAGCTGCTGGAGGATGATCCGGAGATCACCACGGCGTTCCGGGTGGGAGATCTCTCGGCCTGCTGCCTGGCGCGTGAGAAGGACATCTTGTACGAGGAGGCGGCCGCGCCCGTAAATCCTGCCCCCGACTCGGAGCTGGCGACGATCCTGGCCGAGGCGGAGGCGATCGCGGAGGGCATGACGCCGGACGCTCGCGTGGAGATCGTGCGACGACGCTACGCCGTCGCGCATGAGGCCGTGCAGCGGACGGTGCGACGGTTCGACACCTTCGGCGCGGGGTTGACGGAGCGGCTGGATCGGATCATCACGCACCGCTTTTGGTCCTGGCCGATCATGCTGGCCATGCTGGCGGCTGTCTTCTGGATCACGATCAAGGGGGCGAATATCCCCTCGGAGTGGCTGGCGACCGGGTTTGACTGGCTGGCTCACACGACCCGTGTGTTGCTGCAGGGCATCGGCGCGCCCTGGTGGGTGGAGGGGTTACTGGTCGACGCCCTCATCGTCGGCTTGGGGGCGGTGATCAGCGTCATGCTCCCGCCCATGGTCATCTTCTTCACCCTCTTTGCTCTGATGGAGGATTGGGGCTTCCTGCCGCGGGTGGCGTTCAACCTGGACCGGGTGATGCGAGCCGTAGGCTCGCAGGGGAAGCAATGTCTGATTTGCGCCATGAGCTATGGTTGTAACATCACGGGCATCATGTCGGCTCGCATCATCGACAATGAGAAGGACCGGATCGTGGCCATCCTCACCAGCCCGCTGATCATCTGCAACGGTCGCTTCGGCGCGGGTGTGGTGCTGGTGATCATCCTCTTTGGCCAGAATGCCGTTCCCGTGATGATTAGCCTGGTCCTGCTCAGCCTGATGGCCGTCTTCCTGGCGACGTTCCTCCTGAACCGCACGATCTTTCGGGATGAGCCGGGCGGCTTCGTGCTGGAGCTGCCGCCGTATCGTACGCCGCAGATCGGCCCTGTGGTCTGGCGGGTGCTGGTGGACAAGGTGGCGGACACCATGGGGCGCGCCATCCAGATCGCCGCCCCGACGGTGGTGTTGATCTGGCTGATGGGGAACTTCCCACGCGGCGTGCCCTTTGAGCAGACGCCCATCGGATGGCTAGTGCGCCTGCTCGAGCCGCTGGGACGGCCGTGGCAGCTTAGCGGCGAGGCTATGGCCGCTCTGCTGTTCACCCTGCCGGCCAAGGAGATCGTCGTGCCCAGCCTGGCCATGACTTACGGCCTGCAGTCCAGCCTGGCGGATTCCCAGGCGGTATTGGATTATCTGGCGGCCAGCTGGACGCCGCTTACGGCGTACACGTTCATGGTCTTTTACATGTTGTATCTGCCCTGCCTGGTGACCACGTGGGCCACCTGGAAGGAGACGCGCAGCCTGAAGTGGACGGTCTTGGGCATCGTGGTGCCGCTGATCGTGGCGACCATCATCACGACGATCGTCTTCCAGGTCGGCCGTCTGATCGGGTTGACCTGAGGGTGTAAGGCTTTGACGGACGAACCCCCGGCTCTCTCGAGAGGCCGGGGGTCTTGCGTGCCGGATTGTCCCTGCCCTACAGATGGGCTTTGATCTGTTCGGCGGCGGCGCGGGTCATGCCGGGCACGGCCGCCAGCTCCTCCACGGAGGCCTGCCGGATGGCGTCCAGTGAGCCGAAGCGCCGGAGCAGCGCCTGTCGCCGCTTAGGGCCGATGCCGGGGATCTCATCCAGCGCGGAGGCCAACGCGGCCTTGCGGCGGCGATTACGCTGGTGGGTGATGGCGAATCGGTGCGCCTCGTCCCGGATGCGCTGCACCAGGTGGAGGGCCTCGGAGCCGCGCGGCAGGATTACAGGATCGGATCGGTCAGGGAGGAAGATCTCCTCGTGTTGCTTGGCCAACCCCACCACCGGCACAACCTCACGCAGCCCGTACTCCTCCAGCACCTCCAGCGCCACGTTGAGCTGCCCCTTGCCGCCGTCGACGATGACCAGATCGGGGAGGCGCGACCACACGGCATCTCGCTTGCGGGCCTTCTGGCCGGGATCGGGGCCTTCGGCGGCCTCCACGGCGCGACGGAACCGGCGACGCAGCACCTCCCGCATGGCCGCGTAGTCATCCGGCTGACCGGCCTGCCCCACCGATCGCACGTTGAACCGACGATAGTCCGACTTGAGGGGCACGCCCTTGGCGAAGACCACCATGCTTCCGACCGTGTGGGTGCCCTGTAGCGTGGAGATGTCGTAGCACTCGATACGGGAGGGCGGCGAGTCCAGCCCCAGGTACTCCTGCAGCTCCGCCAGCGCCTCCGTCTGCCGGTGGGTGTCGGCCTGCCATTGGGCCTGGAGCGCCTGTAGGGTCTCCCGGGCGTTCTCCACGGCCATCTGCACGAGCTGTCGTTTGGGACCGCGACGGGGCACCTTCAGGGTGACGCGAGATCCTCGCTTGGAGCGCAGCCACTGCTCGATGATCGGCCGCTCGTCCAGGTCCAGGGGGAGCAGGATGTGAGGTGGGATGTAAGCCGCCTCGTCGTAGAACTGCTTGAGGAAGGCCCCCAGCAGCTCGCCGTTCTCCTCCGTCGTGACGCCGTCCAGGACGAAGGTCTCCCGGCCGATCAGCCGGCCTCGTCGGACCTGGAAGACCTGCACGCAGGCCTCGTCCTGGCGGGGATCGTAGGCGAAGGCGACGACGTCCTCGTCCTCCTGTTTCCCGGAGACCACCTTTTGCCGCTCGACGATCCGCTCTGCCGCCTGGATCTGATCGCGATAGAGGGCGGCTCGCTCGAATTGCCAGGCCTCGGCCGCCTGCTGCATCTTGCGTTGGAGATCGGCCAGCACCGCGTCGGTGTTGCCCTCCAGGAAGTCACACAGCCCCTGGATGATCTCTCGATACTCCTCGCGGGTGACGGCGCCGATGCAGGGGCCCGCGCAGCGCTTGATGTGGAAGTACAGGCAGGGCCGTGCATCCTTTCCGGTGATCTCCCGGTTGCAGTCCAGGAAGGGGAAGACCCGACGCAGCGCGTCCAGGGTCTGGCGAACGGCCGCCGCCGAGGTGAAGGGCCCGTAGTATCGCGCGCCGTCTCGCGCCATGCGCCGCACGATGGTGACCTTGGGGAAGTCATCTTGCCAGTGCACCTTGATATAAGGATAATTCTTATCGTCCTTCAGGCGCACGTTGTAGCGGGGCTGGTAGCGTTTGATGAGCTCGTTTTCTAGGATGAGCGCTTCCAGCTCCGTGTCGGTGACGATCCATTCCAGGTCGGCGACATCCTGGACGAGGCGGCGCGTGCGCGCGCTGTGGCCGGCGGACAACTGGAAGTAGGAGCGCACGCGGCTTCGCAGGTTGACCGCCTTCCCCACGTAGATCACCCTCCCACGCGCGTCCCTCATCAGGTAGACACCCGTGCGGGAGGGCACCGTGTCCAGTTTGGCCTGGAGTTTCTCGGAAATTCGGCGAGCCATGCTAATATTTTAACATTCGGTCGGGGCCGGGTCAAAGCGCTCCGACGCAGGCGGCGTGTTTCCCTCCCCGTATGGGCTTGCTCCTTGACCCTGCCCGCGACCGGGCGCGATAATCGGGGGCGGGTTTGCGTTGCGTATTGCGTGTTGCGTGGGTGAACGGGGTTGACCTTCATCATCAGTGACAGGAGTGTCTTATGCCTTATCGAGCGTTGGAGTTGACTGGTATTCGCACCTATCATCTGGGTGAGCGACGGAACCTGGTGACCCTGGCCGATCTCATCGATCCGGACGCGCCCGCTCCTCCCTTCGATAACCCGGAGCTGGGCGAGGTGGCCGATCGGATCATCGCCGCCCGGGGGGCCGGCCGCCCCGTGATCTGGATGATGGGGGCCCACGTGATCAAGTGCGGCCTCTCCCGACTGCTCATCGACCTGATGGAGCGCGGCATCGTGACCCATGTGGCCACCAATGGCGCCGGTTCCATCCACGATTTCGAGTTGGCCCTCATCGGCGAGACCAGTGAGGATGTCGCCACCTCCATCGAGGACGGCACGTTCGGCATGGTGGAGGAGACCGGCGCCCTGATGCATCAGGCGCTGCGGGAGGGGGCGCGTCTGGGGATGGGCTACGGCGAATCCATCGGCCGTTTCATCGCTCAGGACGATCGCTTCCGATGCCGGGATATCAGCATCGCCTACACCGCTTACCGGCTGGGCATCCCCTTCACCGTGCATGCTACCATCGGCACGGACATCATCCACCAGCATCCGGCGTGCGACTTCGGCATCCTGGGGTGGGCATCCGGACAGGATTTCAAGATCTATTGCGCCTCCGTCAGCGAGCTGGAGGGGGGCGTCTTCCTCAATTTCGGGTCCGCCGTCACCGGGCCGGAGGTGTTCCTAAAGGCGCTGTCCATCGCTCGCAATCTGGGCCACACCGTCGCGCACATCACCACCGCCAACTTCGACCTGATCCCCCTGGGCGATTATCGCAGCAAGGTGGGCATGGACGACCCCGCCTATTATTACCGACCGCGCAAGAACATCGTCAATCGTCCGACCTCATTGGGCGGCAAGGGATTCCATATCACAGGGGATCATCGAGAGACCATCCCGAACCTGCATCATCGCGTGGTGGACGCCCTGGATCGGGTGCCGGTGCCCTCGCAACGTTTGGAGATCAGCGACCCGACCCAGATGCTGGCC
It includes:
- a CDS encoding SIS domain-containing protein encodes the protein MPYRALELTGIRTYHLGERRNLVTLADLIDPDAPAPPFDNPELGEVADRIIAARGAGRPVIWMMGAHVIKCGLSRLLIDLMERGIVTHVATNGAGSIHDFELALIGETSEDVATSIEDGTFGMVEETGALMHQALREGARLGMGYGESIGRFIAQDDRFRCRDISIAYTAYRLGIPFTVHATIGTDIIHQHPACDFGILGWASGQDFKIYCASVSELEGGVFLNFGSAVTGPEVFLKALSIARNLGHTVAHITTANFDLIPLGDYRSKVGMDDPAYYYRPRKNIVNRPTSLGGKGFHITGDHRETIPNLHHRVVDALDRVPVPSQRLEISDPTQMLAREFPAAAAQLDALVQRSPALQVVAPALARAFILIARSLERGGILFLCGNGGSMADALHISGELLKSYARPRPLPEGIRRRFANVPEGRFVSKHLEEGLRAVVLGANLSLASAVDNDNPQRAMGLAQELYALARPGDVLLGISTSGSARNVCHAAQVARALNLSVIALTGERESELGRLADVAIQAPGRRTDRVQEQHVLIYHTLCAMLEDHFFGTGEER
- a CDS encoding metal-dependent transcriptional regulator codes for the protein MRSPAVEDYLRVIYNLQEHGVAATTTALAAALEVRPASVTNMLKRLAALGLVDYVPYRGATLLPDGERIALEVVRHHRLLELYLADVLGVPWDRVHEEADRLEHVISEDLEERLAAALGEPIADPHGDPIPTPDLQAREMQGTPLDRCPSGREMIVVRVVEQEPGTLRRLARWDIRPGTRVVRLEDPTPEGRVRIRVGECERVIDSRLAGRILVTEPAADDLPAA
- a CDS encoding ABC transporter ATP-binding protein, yielding MERTRHALTERDVAHAGYAIEAEGLTRHFTSAHGGRQIVAVDGLDLRVPRGCIFGLVGPDGAGKTTTIRMLCGILPPTAGTARISGHDVVREVDRVHECAGYMSQRFTLYEDLTVEENIRFFANIFGIPPRQREERMVQLLEFAGLSPFRRRRAAHLSGGMKQKLALACTLIHEPEVLMLDEPTTGVDPVARRDLWKILYTLLGRGVTILVSTPYMDEAERCNMVAFLLGGRLLAVGTPDELKRRFPWRVLALRARPWEAARRIARDIPGVVDVQVMGDVLHLFVEDERMVRPALERALEDSDVEVRSLRWVSPSMEDVFMELTARAERER
- a CDS encoding ABC transporter ATP-binding protein, encoding MSTSPYAVEVEGLTRRFGDFVAVDHISFRIRRGEVFGFLGPNGAGKTTTIRMLCGILSPSEGTARILGIDVARYPDRVKQHIGYMSQRFSLYEDLTVRENLEFYAGVYQVPRRERKRRVRELIEMAGLTGRERELAGHLSGGVRQRLALGCAILHRPPILFLDEPTSGVDPTSRRRFWDMIYGLAEEGVTVMVTTHYMDEAERCHTVGLIHQGRLVALGSPDDLKETRMRGQILEIDCEPSMAAIDVLMPLPEVQEVALYGLLLHVTVADATAAIGPIRAALSAAGITVRSLEQVSPTLEDVFISLVRSGQRSPAQGGNASDLSP
- the feoB gene encoding ferrous iron transport protein B, whose translation is MMSHHAHAQAVLAELAGEGRREDVIVIALTGNPNVGKSTLFNALTGQRQHTGNWPGKTVALAFGEFEFQGETVHVVDLPGTYSLAAQSPEEVVARDFVIQGGADVVIDIVDATNLERNLNLTLQLLELTDRVVIALNLIDEAKRSGIEVDAQALEKFLGVPVVPIVARDGTGVPELIAISLDVARGRRPTRPIRVDYGLALERAIDHLAERIRSLGVNGRSRWLALKLLEDDPEITTAFRVGDLSACCLAREKDILYEEAAAPVNPAPDSELATILAEAEAIAEGMTPDARVEIVRRRYAVAHEAVQRTVRRFDTFGAGLTERLDRIITHRFWSWPIMLAMLAAVFWITIKGANIPSEWLATGFDWLAHTTRVLLQGIGAPWWVEGLLVDALIVGLGAVISVMLPPMVIFFTLFALMEDWGFLPRVAFNLDRVMRAVGSQGKQCLICAMSYGCNITGIMSARIIDNEKDRIVAILTSPLIICNGRFGAGVVLVIILFGQNAVPVMISLVLLSLMAVFLATFLLNRTIFRDEPGGFVLELPPYRTPQIGPVVWRVLVDKVADTMGRAIQIAAPTVVLIWLMGNFPRGVPFEQTPIGWLVRLLEPLGRPWQLSGEAMAALLFTLPAKEIVVPSLAMTYGLQSSLADSQAVLDYLAASWTPLTAYTFMVFYMLYLPCLVTTWATWKETRSLKWTVLGIVVPLIVATIITTIVFQVGRLIGLT
- a CDS encoding ABC transporter permease, yielding MLTRTLSIARKEFLHIIRDPRTLATMFLIPIMQLMLLGYAATNDVGHVIMAVLDWDRTPESRALIDAYRATDYFIPRYYPQSEEELRDLMDRGKVRVGLIIPPGYGRDLARNGTAQVGFVVDGSDPTVANTAYAAAQSVGQSIALEMIQHRLGGQAVHGPEVRARVWYNPELKSTNFMIPGLIGMILQTLAMLLTALALVREREKGTIEQLIVTPLRASELIVGKILPYVLVAFFDLGEVLLIGTLWFKVPINGSVLLLVELSLLFLVTALGIGLMISSAAQTQQEAMFLSFFTIVPSLFLSGFFYPLDAMPAFLQMVSYAIPLRYFLIIARSVIIKGVGIEALREPVLALCLFAPVTLTLAVLRMRKQTVA
- a CDS encoding TetR/AcrR family transcriptional regulator → MIEGMRRDERAERRAAARERRVERRTAQILDAAARVFARKGFHRATTREIAAEAGVSEGTLYNYFENKQALLVAMLERLAEIEALTRTLEAGEEPPDVFLREVLRRRFALFRRNVDVVRAVLPELLAQEELRHAFLQRVIQVTKEALQPYIERQIALGKLRPADPEKMTLVLQGLFLGLMVMDLSGEPVITQGDPDLPDQLADLLVHGLGAGGETC
- the uvrC gene encoding excinuclease ABC subunit UvrC — encoded protein: MARRISEKLQAKLDTVPSRTGVYLMRDARGRVIYVGKAVNLRSRVRSYFQLSAGHSARTRRLVQDVADLEWIVTDTELEALILENELIKRYQPRYNVRLKDDKNYPYIKVHWQDDFPKVTIVRRMARDGARYYGPFTSAAAVRQTLDALRRVFPFLDCNREITGKDARPCLYFHIKRCAGPCIGAVTREEYREIIQGLCDFLEGNTDAVLADLQRKMQQAAEAWQFERAALYRDQIQAAERIVERQKVVSGKQEDEDVVAFAYDPRQDEACVQVFQVRRGRLIGRETFVLDGVTTEENGELLGAFLKQFYDEAAYIPPHILLPLDLDERPIIEQWLRSKRGSRVTLKVPRRGPKRQLVQMAVENARETLQALQAQWQADTHRQTEALAELQEYLGLDSPPSRIECYDISTLQGTHTVGSMVVFAKGVPLKSDYRRFNVRSVGQAGQPDDYAAMREVLRRRFRRAVEAAEGPDPGQKARKRDAVWSRLPDLVIVDGGKGQLNVALEVLEEYGLREVVPVVGLAKQHEEIFLPDRSDPVILPRGSEALHLVQRIRDEAHRFAITHQRNRRRKAALASALDEIPGIGPKRRQALLRRFGSLDAIRQASVEELAAVPGMTRAAAEQIKAHL